A region of Lacinutrix sp. Hel_I_90 DNA encodes the following proteins:
- a CDS encoding OmpA family protein, translating to MKKQLYILACLLFVSGMATAQKGSLKRANKLFEMRAYKEAANIYETSEDRSKEVLQNLADSYYYNYQMQKATKTYREFFVTYKDSIDIEFYFRYGQALKGVEDYNEADKFLSLYYGKPVNTMAFVEENRKTTPHNFELKQIENINSQQDFGMTFYGDDKVVFASARNENNPSYAWNELPYLDLYSATLTQSGELKDVVPFSDAINTDSHESNAVFSSDGKTMYFNRTNASKTKTKENRVAQIKIFKATLVDGAWTNVTALPFTANDYSTEHPALSKDGKTLYFASDMEGGFGSFDIYKVAVNEDGTYGEPENLGAKINTKHREQFPFISENDVLYFASIGHLGFGGLDLFRSNMVNGDFDKPVNLGASINSNLDDFSYVIRENENKGYVSTNRGGKDRIFTVDRIENYLTKYQVEGVVTDKNSKALLIGSLVTLMDETGTVIHDTLVGDEAKYLFKIEPNKKYRVRGTRKAYIPQDVEFSTDSKGKVQHDIELILESYADAEAQVEETEKGDVQIKLDKIFFDFDKSKIRPDAAKTLNTLVDLMKKYPEMEVEVSAHTDARGPDQYNLDLSKRRAASTLEYVVSQGIERNRLRSIGYGELQPLNQCDKEGICSEEEYDINRRCEFKILN from the coding sequence ATGAAAAAACAATTATACATACTTGCCTGCCTTTTATTTGTTAGCGGAATGGCTACAGCACAAAAAGGCAGTTTAAAGAGAGCAAACAAGCTTTTCGAAATGAGAGCTTATAAAGAAGCCGCGAACATTTATGAAACATCAGAAGACCGCTCTAAAGAAGTGCTTCAAAATTTAGCGGATAGTTATTACTATAACTATCAAATGCAAAAAGCGACTAAAACCTATCGCGAATTTTTTGTTACCTATAAAGATTCTATAGATATTGAATTCTATTTTAGATATGGTCAAGCGTTAAAAGGCGTAGAAGATTATAATGAAGCAGATAAATTTTTAAGTCTTTATTACGGCAAACCTGTAAATACAATGGCATTTGTTGAAGAAAACAGAAAAACAACACCACATAACTTTGAGTTGAAACAAATAGAAAACATAAACTCACAACAGGATTTTGGAATGACTTTCTACGGTGATGATAAAGTAGTTTTTGCTTCAGCAAGGAATGAAAATAATCCGTCGTATGCTTGGAACGAATTGCCATACTTAGATTTGTACAGCGCAACCTTAACGCAGTCAGGAGAATTAAAAGATGTGGTGCCATTTTCTGATGCTATTAATACAGACTCTCACGAAAGTAATGCGGTTTTTAGTAGTGATGGGAAAACCATGTATTTTAATCGTACAAACGCTTCAAAAACAAAAACAAAAGAAAACCGAGTAGCACAAATTAAAATCTTTAAAGCGACATTAGTAGATGGAGCATGGACAAATGTTACCGCATTACCATTCACTGCTAATGACTACAGTACAGAGCACCCAGCATTGAGTAAGGATGGTAAAACACTATATTTCGCAAGTGATATGGAAGGCGGTTTTGGTAGTTTTGATATTTACAAAGTAGCTGTTAATGAAGATGGCACCTACGGTGAACCAGAAAATTTGGGGGCTAAAATAAACACAAAACACAGAGAGCAATTTCCTTTTATTAGTGAAAACGATGTTTTGTATTTCGCCTCAATTGGTCACTTAGGTTTTGGTGGTTTAGATCTCTTTAGAAGTAATATGGTTAATGGAGATTTCGATAAACCAGTAAACTTAGGCGCTTCAATTAATAGTAATTTAGATGACTTTAGTTATGTTATTCGAGAAAATGAGAACAAAGGGTATGTCTCTACTAATCGTGGCGGTAAAGATAGAATCTTTACCGTTGATAGAATAGAAAACTATTTAACCAAGTACCAGGTGGAAGGCGTGGTAACCGATAAGAATTCTAAAGCATTACTAATCGGTTCCTTAGTTACTTTAATGGACGAAACCGGGACTGTAATTCACGATACTTTAGTAGGCGATGAGGCAAAATACTTATTTAAAATAGAACCAAATAAAAAATATAGAGTTCGGGGTACGCGCAAGGCTTATATTCCTCAGGATGTTGAGTTTTCTACAGATAGTAAAGGAAAAGTGCAGCATGATATTGAACTTATTTTAGAATCATATGCAGATGCTGAAGCACAAGTAGAAGAAACCGAAAAAGGCGATGTTCAGATTAAATTAGATAAGATTTTCTTTGATTTCGATAAATCTAAGATCCGCCCAGATGCAGCAAAAACATTAAATACATTAGTTGATTTAATGAAGAAATATCCTGAAATGGAAGTAGAAGTCTCCGCTCACACAGACGCCCGTGGCCCAGATCAATACAATTTAGACTTGTCTAAACGTCGTGCAGCATCTACGTTAGAATATGTAGTGAGTCAGGGTATTGAAAGAAACCGTTTACGAAGCATCGGTTATGGCGAATTACAACCCTTAAACCAATGTGATAAAGAAGGTATTTGTTCAGAAGAAGAATATGATATCAATAGACGTTGTGAATTTAAGATATTGAATTAA